The genomic DNA GACCTCGCAGCGGGCCGAGGAGCGGCTCGGTGAGACGCTCCAGGTGCTCGTGGAGTCCGTCGACTCCGAGGAGGACGGCCAGGTCGCGGTGGGCCGCGCCGCCCACCAGGCCCCCGAAACGGATGGACAGGTGGTCTTCACCACACGCGAGGGGCTCGTACCGGGCCGTATGGTCGAGGCAAAGGTAGTGGGCACCGAGGGAGTGGACCTGGTGGCCGAACACCATGAGCTCGCGGAGGTGGCCAGATGACCGGAGTCCCGGCATCGGCGGCAGGCGGCTCCGGCGCGAAGCCGGTCCGCGGCGGCAAGCTGGGTACTGCGGCCGTCAACCAGGCCAGCCTGTGGAACATCGCCAACATCCTCACGATGCTGCGGCTGCTCCTCGTCCCCGTCTTCGTCCTGCTGCTGCTGCACAACGGCGGCGACGACCCGGTCTGGCGTGCCTTCGCCTGGGCGGCGTTCGCCGTCGCCATGATCACGGACGTGTTCGACGGGCATCTCGCGCGTACGTACAACCTGGTCACGGACTTCGGGAAGATCGCCGACCCGATCGCCGACAAGGCGATCATGGGCGCGGCGCTGATCTGCCTCTCCTCGCTCGGTGATCTTCCGTGGTGGATCACCGGGGTGATCCTCGCGCGTGAGCTCGGGATCACGCTGATGCGGTTCTGGGTGATCAGGC from Streptomyces sp. NBC_00654 includes the following:
- the pgsA gene encoding CDP-diacylglycerol--glycerol-3-phosphate 3-phosphatidyltransferase, which gives rise to MTGVPASAAGGSGAKPVRGGKLGTAAVNQASLWNIANILTMLRLLLVPVFVLLLLHNGGDDPVWRAFAWAAFAVAMITDVFDGHLARTYNLVTDFGKIADPIADKAIMGAALICLSSLGDLPWWITGVILARELGITLMRFWVIRHAVIPASRGGKIKTLAQGTAAGMYVLVLTGPLATMRFWVMMAAVVLTVATGLDYVRQAVVLRRRGLATERAAAGHAGVAGGSHVAGGADIASGSDVVGATGDARTTADARGAAEAER